In Bacillus toyonensis BCT-7112, a single window of DNA contains:
- a CDS encoding HlyD family secretion protein, which yields MNQFRRMVIINIITLIVLVGGGIGGYYYYNQAENYLKTENAKIDGKVIPIASPAAGKLTDWKAEVGKNYNENDKLGAVTVAGANGEQTVDVTIPQNATVVQSNATTNAFVGAGSPIAYAFDMNNLWVTANIEETDVDDVQKGQDVDVYVDAYPDTTLSGKVEQVGLTTANTFSMLPSSNATANYTKVTQVVPVKISLDHSKSVNIVPGMNVTVRIHK from the coding sequence ATGAATCAGTTTCGAAGAATGGTGATTATCAACATTATCACATTAATTGTACTAGTTGGCGGCGGCATTGGCGGTTATTACTATTACAATCAAGCGGAAAACTATTTAAAAACAGAAAATGCGAAAATTGATGGAAAGGTAATTCCAATTGCTTCACCAGCAGCAGGTAAATTGACTGACTGGAAAGCTGAAGTAGGAAAAAACTACAATGAGAACGATAAATTAGGTGCTGTCACTGTAGCTGGAGCAAATGGGGAGCAAACAGTAGACGTAACAATTCCGCAAAACGCGACAGTTGTACAATCAAACGCAACGACAAATGCTTTCGTTGGAGCTGGTAGCCCAATTGCTTATGCATTTGATATGAACAATTTATGGGTAACAGCAAATATTGAAGAAACAGATGTTGACGATGTGCAAAAAGGTCAAGATGTAGACGTGTATGTAGATGCATACCCAGACACGACGTTATCAGGAAAAGTAGAGCAAGTTGGATTAACAACAGCGAATACATTCTCTATGTTACCATCAAGCAACGCAACAGCGAACTATACGAAAGTAACACAAGTGGTACCAGTTAAAATTTCTTTAGATCATAGTAAATCAGTAAATATTGTTCCTGGCATGAATGTGACAGTTCGTATTCATAAGTAA
- a CDS encoding M42 family metallopeptidase, producing the protein MTKLDATLTMLKELTDARGIAGNEREPREVMKKYIEPFADELSTDNLGSLVAKKVGEENGPKIMVAGHLDEVGFMITQIDDKGFLRFQTVGGWWSQVMLAQRVTIVTRKGDVTGVIGSKPPHILPPEARKKPVDIKDMFIDIGASSQEEAMEWGVRPGDQVVPYFEFQVMKNEKMLLAKAWDNRIGCAIAIDVLKQLKDEKHPNVVYGVGTVQEEVGLRGAKTSANYIKPDIAFAVDVGIAGDTPGVTSKEAQSKMGDGPQIILYDASVIGHTGLRDFVVDVADELQIPYQYDSVAGGGTDAGAIHISVNGIPSMAITIATRYIHSHAAMLHRDDYENAVKLIVEVIKRLDKEAVHNITFN; encoded by the coding sequence ATGACAAAATTAGACGCGACATTGACAATGCTAAAAGAGTTAACAGATGCACGTGGTATTGCTGGTAACGAGCGTGAACCACGTGAAGTAATGAAGAAATATATTGAGCCGTTTGCGGACGAACTTTCTACTGATAATTTAGGAAGTTTAGTTGCGAAAAAAGTTGGGGAAGAAAACGGCCCGAAAATTATGGTTGCAGGTCATTTAGATGAAGTTGGCTTTATGATTACGCAAATTGATGACAAAGGCTTCCTTCGTTTTCAAACAGTTGGTGGCTGGTGGTCACAAGTTATGCTTGCACAGCGCGTGACAATTGTAACGCGTAAAGGAGATGTAACAGGTGTAATTGGTTCAAAACCACCACACATTTTACCTCCAGAAGCTCGTAAAAAGCCAGTTGATATTAAAGACATGTTTATCGATATTGGTGCTTCTAGCCAAGAAGAGGCAATGGAGTGGGGCGTACGACCAGGAGATCAAGTTGTACCTTACTTTGAATTCCAAGTGATGAAGAATGAAAAAATGTTACTTGCAAAAGCATGGGATAACCGAATCGGCTGTGCGATTGCAATTGACGTATTAAAACAATTAAAAGATGAAAAACATCCAAACGTTGTATACGGCGTTGGAACTGTACAAGAAGAGGTTGGTCTTCGTGGTGCAAAAACATCTGCGAATTATATCAAACCAGATATCGCGTTCGCAGTAGATGTTGGTATCGCTGGAGATACACCGGGTGTAACGTCAAAAGAGGCGCAAAGTAAAATGGGCGATGGACCGCAGATTATTTTATATGATGCTTCTGTTATTGGACATACAGGTTTACGTGATTTCGTAGTTGATGTTGCTGACGAACTACAAATTCCATACCAATATGATTCAGTAGCTGGCGGGGGAACAGATGCAGGTGCGATTCACATTTCTGTAAATGGTATTCCGTCTATGGCAATTACGATTGCGACACGCTACATCCATTCGCATGCGGCAATGTTACACCGTGATGATTATGAAAATGCAGTGAAGTTAATTGTAGAAGTTATTAAACGTCTTGATAAAGAGGCTGTACATAACATTACATTTAATTAA
- a CDS encoding TetR/AcrR family transcriptional regulator — protein MSIKNTNDPRVKRTRQLIQDAFVALVGEKGFENVTVQHIAERAPVNRATFYSHYHDKYDLLDKSIEEMLEKLAEVIKPKNKNKEDFQLTFDSPHPTFLALFEHIAENVNFYNVMLGDKAAGNYSYKMMKTIQTHLTLSLSISQPDDKDLMVPRDILISYVTGAHIGMIMSWLKRGMIYTPHFMAMQLTRLIILGAHTAAGLERPF, from the coding sequence ATGTCTATTAAAAATACAAATGATCCACGTGTAAAGCGGACGAGACAACTCATACAGGATGCTTTTGTCGCTTTAGTAGGCGAAAAAGGGTTTGAAAATGTAACTGTTCAACATATCGCAGAACGCGCTCCTGTAAATCGCGCTACATTTTATAGCCATTACCATGATAAATACGACTTATTAGACAAAAGCATTGAAGAAATGTTAGAGAAGCTAGCAGAAGTAATCAAACCGAAAAATAAAAATAAAGAGGATTTTCAACTTACATTCGATTCACCACATCCAACATTTTTGGCTCTGTTCGAACACATCGCAGAAAACGTGAACTTCTATAATGTTATGCTCGGGGATAAAGCTGCAGGAAACTACTCTTATAAAATGATGAAAACAATACAAACGCATTTAACATTAAGCTTATCAATTTCACAACCAGATGATAAAGATCTTATGGTTCCTCGTGATATTCTAATTAGTTATGTGACAGGGGCTCACATCGGGATGATTATGTCATGGTTAAAAAGGGGGATGATATATACCCCGCATTTTATGGCCATGCAATTAACTCGTTTAATTATTTTAGGGGCCCATACTGCCGCAGGATTAGAAAGACCTTTTTAA